In the Ipomoea triloba cultivar NCNSP0323 chromosome 6, ASM357664v1 genome, one interval contains:
- the LOC116023092 gene encoding protein RADIALIS-like 1, which produces MASWTARQNKKFEEALAIYDRETPDRWYNIARMVGGKSAEEVRRHYELLVKDIMQIENDQVPLPNYRAAESNGRGYANEQRLLRNLRLQ; this is translated from the coding sequence ATGGCCTCCTGGACAGCAAGACAAAACAAGAAGTTTGAAGAGGCTTTAGCCATATATGACCGGGAGACTCCCGATCGCTGGTATAATATTGCAAGAATGGTAGGAGGGAAATCGGCAGAAGAAGTAAGGAGGCATTATGAACTTCTTGTCAAGGATATAATGCAGATAGAAAATGATCAAGTGCCATTGCCAAATTACAGGGCTGCTGAAAGCAACGGCAGAGGATATGCTAACGAACAGAG